GATGGAAAGCCGCGGCGGCGGCCCTTATAGCGGCCGTCGCCATATCGTCTCCCGCCTTTGCCGAGTTCGCCATGGCGGTGGCGGATTTCGACACGAACGGGGTCCCATTCCACCTAGGAGCCGCCGTCAGCGACATAGTGAGAAACGAGCTTTCCACCGTTCCGGAGATAACCCTGGTGGTGGTGGATCGAAACCACATCGTCAAGGCGGCGGGAGAACAGAGGATAGGAATGTCCGGCCTTGTGGACCCGGAAACGGCGGCGAAGGTAGGCAGGATAGTCGGCGCCAGGTACGTCCTGGTTGGGTCGGTCAACTCGCTGGGAGGAGATATCTCGTTGGACTCCAGGTTGGTGGACGTGGAATCCGGTGAGGTCATAGAGAG
This is a stretch of genomic DNA from Dethiosulfovibrio faecalis. It encodes these proteins:
- a CDS encoding penicillin-binding protein activator LpoB produces the protein MRWKAAAAALIAAVAISSPAFAEFAMAVADFDTNGVPFHLGAAVSDIVRNELSTVPEITLVVVDRNHIVKAAGEQRIGMSGLVDPETAAKVGRIVGARYVLVGSVNSLGGDISLDSRLVDVESGEVIESFSASSDTGQEGLPEAASYLAEDIKIVLIGS